In Hirundo rustica isolate bHirRus1 chromosome 2, bHirRus1.pri.v3, whole genome shotgun sequence, one genomic interval encodes:
- the RAB38 gene encoding LOW QUALITY PROTEIN: ras-related protein Rab-38 (The sequence of the model RefSeq protein was modified relative to this genomic sequence to represent the inferred CDS: substituted 1 base at 1 genomic stop codon) — protein MLTLHLNTSLNISPVALPPTQGDLNXACEELIVPGIPRAEHAISLQGAAAATGKMQKHNQKEHLYKLLVIGDLGVGKTSIIKRYVHQNFSPHYRATIGVDFALKVLNWDAETVVRLQLWDIAGQERFGNMTRVYYREAMGAFIVFDVTRPATFEAVTKWKEDLDSKLILPNGKPVPAVLLANKCDQGIDVLMNNGIKMDQFCKENGFVGWFETSAKENININEASRCLVKHIIASESDPVQSVEPDIIKPHLNSSKIVSCSACFKS, from the exons ATGCTCACCCTACATCTGAACACCTCACTGAACATCTCACCGGTAGCCCTACCGCCAACCCAGGGTGACCTTAATTAAGCCTGTGAGGAGCTCATTGTaccagg GATTCCTCGGGCAGAGCATGCAATCAGTTTGCAGGGAGCAGCCGCAGCCACAGGAAAGATGCAGAAGCACAACCAGAAGGAGCACCTCTACAAGCTGCTGGTGATCGGGGACCTGGGAGTGGGCAAAACCAGCATCATCAAGCGTTATGTCCACCAGAACTTCTCCCCCCACTACCGGGCCACCATCGGGGTGGACTTTGCTTTGAAGGTGCTGAACTGGGATGCTGAAACTGTGGTAcggctgcagctctgggataTTGCGG GACAGGAAAGATTTGGAAACATGACCAGGGTGTATTACAGAGAGGCTATGGGGGCATTTATTGTCTTTGATGTTACAAGACCTGCGACGTTTGAAGCAGTGACAAAATGGAAAGAGGATTTGGACTCTAAGTTGATTCTTCCAAATGGTAAACCTGTGCCAGCAGTCCTATTAGCAAACAAATGTGACCAGGGAATAGATGTTCTTATGAACAACGGCATCAAGATGGATCAGTTCTGCAAAGAGAACGGTTTTGTGGGCTGGTTTGAAACATCAGCCAAG GAAAATATAAACATCAATGAAGCTTCCAGATGCTTGGTGAAACACATAATTGCTAGTGAGAGTGATCCAGTCCAGTCTGTTGAACCAGATATTATAAAACCACACTTGAATTCCTCCAAGATTGTCAGTTGTTCAGCTTGCTTTAAATCCTAA